A region of the Cyanobium usitatum str. Tous genome:
CCCTTCGAAGCTCGAAAGGGGGATCAGCTCGTATTTCGCCTGCAGCGCCTGCAGGGCGCGGATGTCGTCGGGCCCGTTGAGCTGGATGCGGGTGAGGCTGCCCACGAAATCGGTTTCGGCGCGGAACACCTTGGTGATCCCCTTGGGCACGGTTCCCTGCCAGCGGGGGCCGGCGAACAGGTAGGTGCCGGCGCCCCGTACCGTGGACCGCACGCCGGTGTAGGCGAAGTTGTGGGTGTAGAGGTCGAACCACTGGTTCACGTAGTAGCGGGGAGCCGGCACGGCTGGCAGCTTCAGCACGATCGGTTCGGCCCGCAGATCCAGCCAGGCCCAGGAGTAGGGCGTGTCGTTGTTGGGGGTGACGATGTCCGTGTCGGCCGGAGTGGCGGAGCGGCTGTAGTGACGGAACCGGTTGAAGCCGCCCACATAGCCCGGAAAGGCCTTGTTCTGGGTCTGGTTCCAGAAGGTCTGGTAACCCTGCAGGGGCGCGTAGGCGTAGAGCCAGGCCTCCGCGGCGATGGCCTTCGCTTCGGCGGGGGTGGGGGCTGGTGCCACAGAGGCGGCTAGGGCTGGTCCCGGCGCGGCGCTGGCCACTGCCATCAGGGCGAGGATCAATCCCAAGCTTCTGGCCGGACGCTGGTGGATGGTCTTCATGGCTGGATCGGGGTTATGTCGTTGAGCTGCCAGGTCTTGGCGAAATAGGGCTCGGTGGGGGCGTAGAAGCGGAAGTAGGCGAACCAGCCCTTGCCCGGCGTGGTTTGGATCCAGTTCTTGGCGCCAGCAGGCCTTATGGGCCCGAAATCCACATCCACCGAGCCGTCGGCTCCCTGGGGGGTGATCAGCAGGCTGCGGCTGAGGTTGTCGTAGAGGGTGATCGACCAGAACTGCTTCACCGGCGCATTGGCCGGCACGCGCATGCGGTAGCTGCGGCCGCCGTCGAGCCACTGGCCCTTGGCGTCCTTAGAGGCCTCCAAATACACCTGGCCGAAGCCCACTACCCGGCCCTGCATCCCCACCGACATGGCGATCGCTTCGTAGAACCAGGAGATGCGCTCGTCGAACTGCACGCGGCGCTTGTCGGGCGATTCCTGATCCAGATCGAACAGAACCGCGTACTCCCAGTGCTTGCCGGGGTTCACCGTGGCGCCTGGGGTGCGCTTGTCGTAGGCGATGGTGCGGGCCATCAGGTCGCCCAGCTGGGCCGCCTCGCCCAGGATCCGCGCCTGGCGCGCATCGGGTTTGAAGGCCTGGCCAGGCGCAATGCCCAGCGGCGACAGCATCCCGAACATCATCCGGTCGCGCGGCGCGACGGGCTCGTTGGCGTAGAGCTCACTGAGCAGCCGCCAGTAGGAGAGGTCGGCGGGCTGGGCCGATTGCCAGAGGCGACCACCCACCTCCTCGTAGCGGGACACCGGCGGATTGGCGCGCTGGTTCCAGCCGTAGAGCCGGTGCTGGCGCACGGTGGCCTCGGCCACGGCCTTGTCGGGGGCCAGGCCGCGGGTGCCGAACCACACCTGGTTGCTGGGGGAGCGGAAGATCCTGTAGCCCGGGGCCACCACCTCCGGCCCACCGGGGGGAAGGATCAGGTACTTGCCTCCGGCCCCCTTGTCGGGCCCGGTCTGGCCAAGGTCGGTGATCGGCTGCTGCCAGATGTCGAGCACACCGCCGGCTGTGAGCCCGGCCGGTACCTCCACCACCAGCGGCCCCTGCTTGGCCAGATCCCAGAAGCTGAAGGCGTAGAGGGTGGTGATGTTGGGGGTGAGCATCCCCGCCTTGTCCTGCAGCGTGCGGTAGAGCAGCACATCGCCGTTGCGCACGCCCATGGTTTTGGCCTGGGCGTCGTAGAGGGCCTTGTAGCCCACCGCCGGCAGGGCCCAGAGGTATGCCTGGGTGGCGCGCTGCAGGTCGAGTTCGTCGTAGAGCTTGCGGGCTGTGGCGGCGGTGGGGTAGCCGTTCTCCAGTTGCAGCCGTCCCAAAGCCGGCCTGTCCACGCTGGTTTTGGCTGAAGCGGTGGGTGCGGCCTGGGCCAGGGTCGGGCCGCTCAGGGGAGCCAGCTGGGCCAGGATTCCCAGGGCGAGCGCTGCGGGGCGGACAGGGGGTATTAAGCGGGATGCTGGAGGGGTCGCGTAATACTTATTAGTGAAGAACCTCGCCGCTGTCTGCCGCCGAGTCACACAAAGTCGTGTGGCGGCTGAACGATGAGCCAGTCACGATTGTGTGAGGATTTTTCATCGACCTTGTCTATGACAACCCCTCCAGCTCCGCCCGCTTCCGGTGTGCGCAGCATTCCGGTTCGGACTGCTCACGGCACCTTTGATGTTTGGACACGTCGCAGCGGTGCGAGTCCCCATATCAAGCTGTTGCTGCTCCATGGCGGACCGGGCTGCACCCACGAGTATTTCGAGGTGTTTGACAGTTTCCTGCCCCAGGCGGGAATCG
Encoded here:
- a CDS encoding DUF1254 domain-containing protein: MTRRQTAARFFTNKYYATPPASRLIPPVRPAALALGILAQLAPLSGPTLAQAAPTASAKTSVDRPALGRLQLENGYPTAATARKLYDELDLQRATQAYLWALPAVGYKALYDAQAKTMGVRNGDVLLYRTLQDKAGMLTPNITTLYAFSFWDLAKQGPLVVEVPAGLTAGGVLDIWQQPITDLGQTGPDKGAGGKYLILPPGGPEVVAPGYRIFRSPSNQVWFGTRGLAPDKAVAEATVRQHRLYGWNQRANPPVSRYEEVGGRLWQSAQPADLSYWRLLSELYANEPVAPRDRMMFGMLSPLGIAPGQAFKPDARQARILGEAAQLGDLMARTIAYDKRTPGATVNPGKHWEYAVLFDLDQESPDKRRVQFDERISWFYEAIAMSVGMQGRVVGFGQVYLEASKDAKGQWLDGGRSYRMRVPANAPVKQFWSITLYDNLSRSLLITPQGADGSVDVDFGPIRPAGAKNWIQTTPGKGWFAYFRFYAPTEPYFAKTWQLNDITPIQP